In one Brassica oleracea var. oleracea cultivar TO1000 chromosome C9, BOL, whole genome shotgun sequence genomic region, the following are encoded:
- the LOC106314296 gene encoding uncharacterized protein LOC106314296, with protein MVNARQYINHIHYLIDEDWVRHESQDEIQNLCVSYFTNLLGKPVEPALFIQEDITSLLNFSCSPSQQADLISPFTSEDIRSAFFSLPHNKASGQDGYTPDFFMSYWYVVGGEVTAAVAEFFNSGHLLKHMNATNLALIPKIPNASKNSDFRPISCQSQSSFLLGRLLSENIILATKIVHGYNTNNVDPSGMLKVDLRKAFDTLRWDFVIADLRGINIPELYMAGSTNVSALRHSLSLSTATPGASSRVHRDFVRATHSLHTYLCSPWRFSPAFCDLDTILDDVMMFFDGGSSSLHGIAETLDDFASWSGLSMNKDKTQLFHAGLSEEETSSLTAYGTVDRRANAKVPSHYGWLGINTIISQPSIASGLRENHPTCPGIGAAFFACMIWSLDSS; from the exons ATGGTGAATGCAAGACAGTATATCAATCACATTCACTATCTAATTGATGAGGATTGGGTGCGCCATGAATCTCAAGATGAGATCCAAAACCTATGTGTCAGCTACTTCACAAACCTTCTGGGAAAGCCAGTGGAGCCTGCTCTGTTCATTCAAGAAGACATAACATCTCTGTTGAATTTTTCCTGCTCTCCATCTCAGCAAGCTGACTTAATTTCTCCTTTCACTAGTGAGGATATCCGTTCAGCGTTCTTCTCCCTCCCTCACAATAAAGCTAGTGGCCAAGACGGATACACTCCTGATTTCTTTATGAGTTACTGGTATGTGGTAGGAGGAGAAGTCACTGCTGCTGTGGCTGAATTCTTCAACTCCGGTCACCTCCTCAAGCATATGAATGCCACCAACCTTGCGCTCATTCCTAAAATCCCAAACGCTTCAAAGAATTCAGATTTCAGGCCGATATCAT GTCAATCCCAATCATCTTTTCTTCTGGGCCGCCTCCTCTCTGAGAACATTATCCTGGCCACCAAGATTGTCCATGGGTACAATACAAACAACGTCGACCCGAGTGGAATGTTAAAAGTTGATCTTAGAAAAGCTTTTGATACTTTGAGATGGGACTTTGTAATTGCTGATCTGCGTGGTATTAACATCCCAGAGCTATACATGGCTGGATCTACGAATGTATCAGCTCTGCGTCATTCTCTATCTCTGTCAACGGCCACACCGGGGGCTTCTTCAAGAGTACACAGGGACTTCGTCAGGGCGACCCACTCTCTCCATACTTATTTGTGCTCGCCATGGAGGTTTTCTCCAGCCTTTTGCGATCTAGATACAATTCTGG ATGACGTCATGATGTTCTTCGACGGTGGAAGCTCATCGTTGCATGGTATCGCTGAAACTCTGGACGACTTTGCAAGCTGGTCTGGTCTTAGTATGAACAAGGATAAAACACAATTGTTTCACGCGGGTTTAAGCGAAGAGGAAACCAGTTCGCTCACTGCCTATG GGACAGTTGATAGACGTGCTAATGCAAAG GTACCATCTCACTATGGGTGGCTTGGCATCAATACCATAATTTCCCAACCTTCTATAGCTTCTGGTCTCAGGGAGAATCATCCCACATGTCCTGGAATTGGCGCTGCATTCTTCGCCTGCATGATCTGGTCTCTAGATTCCTCATAA